Proteins from a genomic interval of Ptychodera flava strain L36383 chromosome 7, AS_Pfla_20210202, whole genome shotgun sequence:
- the LOC139137313 gene encoding uncharacterized protein DDB_G0286447-like: MANDRDINFTAQYENRKISFVIGEEDYSTISENPDLILSVMKTMPDTVSETPVRIKLNKKPVVPPPSTSDLSSPSLPPPPPPPPLPQASPSPSPPPQPQPLQSTSATSTATTTSSSSTTTTTTTTTTTTTSSSSSSSSATTASNHTAGINTVANTATTDTLESAVLDDPPEDSLRVEWTEERTKCLIDIVKEEWAKLTNANKKRPVWVEICTKVRERCGMSTTWEKCQDKWKHLKRAYRNHVQYSSKTGSERRHFAFEDAMAGVMGNDPTVTPRYTAGTTASEDNNPETSNNNNNNNNRRSAVEGNSGTSVDATDETPTKRKKRRMIDEVKEFISDNNNQMFSLIKQMHEDNKNLMERLIEKL, from the exons ATGGCGAACGACAGAGACATAAACTTTACCGCGCAgtatgaaaatcgaaaaatctCATTTGTTATTGGGGAAGAAGACTATTCAACAATTTCTGAAA ACCCTGATTTAATTCTTTCAGTCATGAAGACGATGCCGGACACAGTAAGTGAAACTCCAGTTCGCATCAAACTAAACAAGAAACCTGTAGTACCTCCACCATCCACATCAGATTTATCCTCACCGtcactaccaccaccaccacctcctcctcctcttccacaagcatcaccatcaccatcaccaccaccacaaccacAACCACTCCAATCAACTTCAGCAACATCGACAGCAACAactacatcatcatcatcaacaacaacaacaacaacaacaacaacaacaacaacaacatcatcatcatcatcatcatcatctgcaaCAACAGCATCAAATCATACAGCAGGAATCAATACAGTGGCAAATACAGCAACTACTGATACGCTTGAATCAGCAGTGTTGGATGACCCACCAGAAGATTCCTTGAGAGTGGAGTGGACTGAAGAAAGAACAAAGTGCCTCATTGATATTGTAAAAGAAGAATGGGCAAAGTTGACCAACGCAAACAAGAAAAGACCTGTTTGGGTCGAAATATGCACCAAAGTAAGAGAGAGATGTGGTATGTCAACGACCTGGGAGAAATGTCAGGACAAGTGGAAGCATTTAAAGAGGGCATATCGGAATCATGTACAATACAGCTCAAAGACAGGATCTGAAAGAAGGCACTTTGCCTTCGAAGACGCAATGGCTGGAGTGATGGGTAACGACCCGACAGTTACTCCTCGATACACTGCGGGAACTACTGCATCTGAAGATAACAACCCAGAAaccagcaacaacaacaacaacaacaacaacagaagaaGTGCTGTAGAGGGTAACAGTGGAACAAGCGTAGATGCTACAGATGAAACTCCAACCAAGAGAAAGAAACGCCGAATGATTGATGAGGTCAAGGAATTCATCAGTGATAATAATAATCAGATGTTTTCTCTAATTAAACAAATGCATGAAGACAACAAGAATTTAATGGAAAGATTAATTGAGAAATTGTAG